In Myxococcus stipitatus, the genomic window GGATGGCCTCGCCTCGCAGCAGCGCGGCGGTGGGCGGGTGGCGCGGGTTGCCCTCCGGCATGAGCTGGAAGTTGATGACCTCGGCGGCCACGGGCGCGTCCTCGGGGCGGGCGTGCGCCACCTCCAGGCGGCGGAAGGTGCCGTTGGGTTCGGCCAGGTCCACGAAGCACCAGTCCGCCAGCGCGGGCACCACCAGCTTCGCCAGGTTGCGCAGCGTCGCCTCGTGGTCGAGCGACGAGGCGAGCACCGTGCTCACCTCGGCCAGCACGCGGGTGCGGAACTCCGCCTGCCGCAGCTCGGTGGCGAGCGCCTCCGCGCGCTGGCGCGCGTGCACCAGGTCCGTCACGTCGAAGCCGAAGCCCGCGATGCCCTCCACCTGGCCGCGCTCGTCGCGAGTGGGCTGGTAGGTGAGGTTGTAGAAGACCTCCTTCTCCTTGCCGTCGGGCTGGGGGACCCGCAGGGGCACGGCGCTGCCCTGGAACGGCTCTCCCGTGGCGTAGACGCGGTCGAGCACGCCGAGCACGTCCTGCTCGCCCAGCTTGAACATGCCCTCCCGCATGGCGGTCCCCGGCGTGGCCTCCTGCTCCAGCAGGGCGCTGTTCCGCGCGTTGGAGAAGTCGAAAACGTGGGAGGCGCCGCGCAGGAAGAAGATTTGAGCGGGGGCCTGCATGAAGATGGTGTGCAGGCGGGAGCGGGCCTCCTCGGCGGCGGCGTGGGCCTGGTGCTCGCGCTCGAGCAGCGCGGCGCGCTCGCCCAGCGCGCGGCTGAGGGTGACGTTGAGCTTGGTGATGAAGACGGACAAGAGCCCGAAGAGGCTGAGCGCCAGGATGTCCGCGGACCGCATCTGGATGGACAGGCGCGGCGGCAGGAAGTGCGAGTCCACCACCGCGATGGACAGGGCGGTGACCAGCAGGGCGGGGCCCCAGCCTCCCCACCAGCCCGCGACCATGACGGCGCCGTAGAAGAAGAGGAACGGCCCCGAGGACATGAAGGGCAGCAGCTGGGATTGGAGGCCGAACGCCACCAGCAGGCACACGAGCGCCAGGCCATAGCGGCTGGCCCAGGACTTCTGCAGGGAGTGCCAGAAGCGGCGCGAATCCGCGCCGGCGCGGGGAGGAGAGGGCAACAGGGAACGGATGGGGTCTGGCGGATGTGCGGAGGCCAGTGGAGAGGAGTGCGTGCGCAAGACGGGCTTCCTCGTGGCGAGTTGTCACCCGCCACCCGAGCGTGGCGGGCATGCCCCTCCGCGAGCGGCCGACGCGCGGCTCGCGGAGCATGGCGACGCCCTCATGATGGTCCGATTCGGAAGCCCCCCGCTCCGCGCATCGTTGCAATTGATTGACGGATTACGCTCCGCGCGCGGACGACGCGCGTCAGGCGTTGGCGTGTTGAATGGCGGTCGGCACGACAGGAAATGGGGTGCGAAGCCACCCGCTCCCACGCGCGCGTCATGATGCTGTCGATGAAGTCTTCCAGAAGCGCTGCGCCTGGTGGGTCGTGCGTGATTTCCCTGAGGTCATGTTCGCGCCTGGACGCGGCGTTCGCGGGCGGACGCGCGCATGGGCCCCGAGGTCAGACGTGGCGAGGTCGGGCGTTGCGGTTGCGACCGGGTTGCGGCCACATCCCGGGAGCGGCTCAGCGGTGCCCATCCACCCGTGTGCGGAAGGGCTGGGGCTTGGTGCCGGTGACGAGGCTGTCGGCCTCGACGGCGCGCACCTCCAGCCGGGGTGCCCGGGGCCAGCCCAGGTTTCGCAGCGCGCCTTCGAGTCGCTCGAGCAAGGGGCCCGGGGCCGTGGCCTCCACCAGCTCCAGCTCGAAGTGCTCCGGCGCGAGCTGCGTCACCCGGAAGGCCCGGAGGGCGTGGTGCTTGAACACCCACGCGAGCGCCCACGCGTCCACGCGCCTCCCCGAGGGCGTGGTGAAGGCGCACGCGCCGCGTCCGCCGAAGTCCTGGAGCGTCCAGCCGTGGAAGCCGCAGGCACACGACTCCCGGCGCACCGTCCCCGCGTCCGCCGGCCGGTAGCGCACGAGCGGCAGCACCCCGGGCCGCAGCCGCGTCACCACCACGTCGTCCAGGTCCGGCTCCAGCCACACGTCGGGGGCGAGGACGTGGAAGCGGCCCGGGGCGTGGAGGCACTCCCACGCCAGCGGTCCCGTCTCCGTCGTCGCGTAGTAGTTGAGGACGGGCGCGGGAAGCACCCGCGCCAGGGCCTCGCGCAGCTCCCGCGACAGGTGTTGCGCCGAGCTCAACACCAGCCCGGGCTCGGGGAGCCCCTCCTGCTCCGCCAGCCACCGCAGGCCCTCCGGGTCGGAGAAGAGCACCGTGGGGGCGACGCGCCGCAGGCGCTCCCGGGCGTCCGGGCGCAGCACGGACACGCGGTGCAGCGCCCCGTCCCGGAGGATGGGCAGCCGCGTCGAGTACTCCAGTCCCCCGGGCAGCGCGTCCAGCAGCACCACGCGCGGCCGGTGAGGCAGCGCCACCGCCGCGCGGGCCAGCCAGAAGCGCAGCACCGCCCACATGTGCAGGCAGTCGCGCCGGTCCCTCACCACCTTCACCGGGGCTCCCGTCGAGCCGGAGCTCCTCACCACCACGCACCCCTCCTGCTCGGAGGGCAGCGCGGACACCTCCTCCCAGTGCTCCGCGAGCGTGGCCCGCTCCAGCAGGGGGAAGTGGGGCAGGTCCCGCAGGGAGCGCAGGTCCCCCGGGTGCAGCCCCGCGTCCCGGAGCCTCCGCACGTAGTACGGGGATTGGAGCAGCGCGCCGCGCAGCCACTCCAGCCGGGAGTCCAGTTCCGCGCGGGCCTCGTCCTCGCTGCCCAGGGCCGCGAGGCGCGACAGCCCCCGCGCGATGTCCTCCGCCCACGGGACGTATGGGCGCTGCGAGGATGTGTCCCGGCGGAGGTTCGCGCGTGGCGCCACGCGCGCATCCACGCGGAGCGCTCCCGTCACTCCCGCCAACCGCGCGCGTCGGTGGCTCGCGCCGCGGCCTCCTGGAGCTCTCGCGCCCGCCGCTCGGCCTCCAGCTTCCGGGCCTTCTCCGCGCGCTCCATCTCCTGGAGCGCCAGCCGGTAGTCGAGCTGCCTCAGCCGCGCGGCGGACTCCTTGGCCGACTCGTCCTTCACCTGTCCGTCGACGACGTGGACCCACTTGCGCAGGAACTCCTCCTGCCGGAAGGCGTTGGAGCGAATCATCTCCGCGGTCAGCGGCTCCACCTCGGTGAAGAAGCGCTGGAGGAGCGTGGTGGCGTCGACGTTTCGCCGCAGGGTCTCCGCCGTGGCGGCGCGCAGCGACGTCGCCGTCAGTACGTGGGCGAGCATCATCACCTGCTCCCGCCACAGCGCCGCCGACCGCGCGCGCTTCTCCAGGTCCCCCCAGTCCTGCCGCGAGGGAGGCCGGAGGTTCGCCAGCCGGAACGTGTCGCAGACGATGGCCACCGCGAGGTCGTGCGAGTACGGCGACACGAGGGGCGTCTCGCCGAGCTGCTTCTGGATGTGCTTGATGTCGAAGACCATCACTTCTCCAGCAGGGCCTGGGCCAACTCGGCGGCGGCCGGACCGAAGTCCGACATCCACTTCACCACCACCAGCCGGAAGCCCCGCTCCTTCAAGACGGGTTGAAGCACCTGTCGCGCGAACCGCTCGTCCGGGAGCGCCAGCAGCGCGACGACCAGCCGCGAGCGCCGCGTGGCCTCCACCAGCAGCCGCAGGTGCGCGGGCTCGGACACGTTCGCCAGGAAGTCGCTGTCGGAGATGATGACCCGCAGCGCGTCGGGCCGTTCACGCGACAGCTCCGCCAGCAGATCGAAGGGGTAGTCCGTCCCCCCGCCGATGTAGTGCAGCAGGAAGTCCCGGGCCCGCTCCTCGTCGTACATCCACGGGGACACAAAGGGCTTGCCGCTCGAGTAGACGATGCCGCGCACCGTCGCCTTCTTGCGCAGCGCGGACGCGGCCAGCACCTGCGCGGCCAGCGTCATGCTGTTGAGCTGGTGCTCGGGGTCGGGCATGGAGCCGCTGGTGTCCAGGTACAGCTCCACCGCCGGGACGCCCAGCTCGGAGGGCGGCGGCGCGTCCGCCTCCAGCTCGCGCCGCAGCGGCGACACCGCGGCCAGGTGTCCCTGGGCCAGCACCGTCAGCGTCCAGTCGATGGCGGACGGGTCGTCGCCGTACTCCCATGCCTCGGGCGTGGTGCGCAGGTAGGGCTCCGGCTTGGACGGCGCCGTCGGCAGCGGGAGGAGGTGGCGGTCCACCAGCCGCCGGTAGTGACGCAGGACCAGCGCCCGCCGCAGCTGCCCCTTCTCGTGGCCGGGCAGGTGGTGGGTGATGCGGTCGATGGCCTCCAGCGGCTCCTGCGGCTTGCCCCGCGTGGCCTCGTCCAGCCACTCCCGCGCGCGGGCCTCCTCCAGCGCGTCGTCCCACAGCCCCCCGCTCTGGAGCGCGGAGTCCAGGTCGTCCGCGTCCGGCATGGACACGTCGCCGCCCAGGGGCAGGAAGTACGTCAGCTCGTCCGGCCGTTCGATGTAGCGGATGAACGCGCCGCAGAAGTACAGGAACTGGAGGCGCGGATTCGGCAGCGCGTAGAAGGTCTGCGCGAACATGCGCGCCTCCGCCCGCGTGCCGGGGTAGGCCCGCTCCATGGGCGCCAGCGCGGCCTTCGGCACCAGGTCTCCCGGCGCCAGCCCCCACAGCTCCTCGTAGATGGCGAGGTAGAAGTGGAACAGCGGCGAGCTGGCGGACTTCGCGGTGCGCTGGAAGCCGCGGTACACCCGGCACAGGTCCTCCGCGTTCGTGCGGCCCACCACCTCGTTCACCTGGAGGTCGTAGAAGAGGTTGGTGAGCGACTGCTTCAGCCCGGGGACCAGCCGCTGCTCCATGACGCGCAGCTCTGCGTCCCAGCCCAGCGTGTGCGGGAAGCGCGCGTGGTGCCCGATTTCGTGGGCGAGCACCGCCATCAGGCTGTCCTCCGCCCCCATCTCCGCCAGCAGCGCGAAGTGGACGTAGACCTGCCGCTTCACCAGGTCGATGTACGCGAGCGGTTCGTTCGCGTGGCCCTCGTCCGGGTGGAAGGGGACGTGCGGCTCGGGCGGGCCGAGCCGCACCTGCACGTCCCACAGCGCCAGCGCCTCCCGCCAGCACCGGGCGATGTGCTCGGGCGTGAACACGGACGGGCTCATGCCGGCACGAGCACCACGACGTGCTGGGACGTGTCCAGCGTGCCGGCCGCGCGCCAGTCGTTGGCCACGGTGGCGAACCAGGCGTCCACGCGCGGGTCGCTCCACGCCACCGCGGACAGCCGGGGCGTCAGCTCGTGCGTCGCCTCGGGCGTCTCCCGGCACCCCATGCCGCCCAGGGGCAGCACCGTGTCCGCCAGCAGCAGCCCCTGCGTGGCCGCCTCGCGTCCGGCCACCGCGTGGCGGTGCCGGTCATGCACGCACAGCACGCCGGGCGACAGGAAGTGCAGCGCGCCCGGCAGGAAGCGGCTGTCCTCGCGGGACAGGTCCACCAGCACCGCACGGGCCGCGTCGTCGAGCTTGCGCTCCGGAGGCTCCATGGCCAGCGCGGACACCCTCCGCAGGCGCTCCTCGATGTCCACCAGCGAGTCGAGCCGCTGGCTGACGCGGTGGAAGATGCGCTGCACCCACGGCGGCGTGGACTCCAGGTTCTCCCCCAGGTTCCACAGCTGCGCCAGCGTGCCGGCGCGGGCGGGCTCGGGCACGAGGGCGAGCAGCCGGGGCACCAGGTCCGTCCACGCCAGGGTGAAGAAGTTCTGCCGGCCCGCGGACGCGGGGTACAGGTAGCCCAGGCCGATACCCTCCGCGCCCAGGCTCAGGTAGGCGCGCAGCAGCTCCTCGGACTTCTCCGCCGGGGCGCCGGACTGGCTCAGCGCGGCGCCCAGCCGGGGCGCGGGCCCCTGGAGCAGCTCCTTCCACACCTCCGGGTTCCAGCGCACGAAGCGCCCTCGGGCGTTGGCCTCCAGCTCGTCCGTGAAGCTCATGGCGTGCCACCCGGGTTGTCCTTCAGCCACGTCGCGTAGTTGCGGTAGCGGCTGTACATGGACTTGAGGTGGATGAGGTCCTCGTAGACGGGGCCGGCCAGCTCCTGCTTCGTGAGCAGCGTGTTCATCAGCGCGGTGACGGCGGACAGCCGCTTCTCGGTGGTGCGCAGGTCGATGCCGGACAGACCCTTGTCCAGCTCCGTGCGCAGCGCGGCCACCTTGCGGCGCACCGGCGCGTGCTGGTCATGGTGGCGCATCGCCATGTCGAACATGTTGCGGATCCACGCCACGCGGTCCTGGAGCAGCAGCCGGTGGTCCTTCGCCTCGAAGAAGGCGCTGCGCGTGTTGGGGACCAGCTTCTCGTGCAGCACCCAGGGGGCGATCTGCCGGAAGTCCTCCAGCTCCACGACGGCGCGGCCCCGGAAGAAGGCCAGCGCCTTCGCGTAGTGGAGGATGGTCTGGTAGGCGCGCACGCTGACGCCGTTCTCCGTCTGCGTGCACAGGTGCACCTTCTTGTCGAGCGGGCACTGCTCGTTGCACACCGCCGCCACCGACTGGCCCGCCAGCTTCAGCGTGTCCTTGTGCTTGAACTCGAAGCGCGGCGAGGCCATGCGGCAGAAGTCGAGCTGGCCCAGGAAGAAGGCCACGCGCTCCAGCACGTCGTGGGGCACCTCCACCTCCAGGATGGAGGCGTACGCCCGCTCCAGCTCGCCCGGCGTGAAGACGATTTCCCTGGGCAGCAGCTCCTCGGGCGACTTGTCCGCCTCGATGCGCTGCAGCAGCGTGTCGATGAAGTTCGAGTTGAAGGGGACGGCGCGCACGACGACGTCGAGCC contains:
- a CDS encoding phenylacetate--CoA ligase family protein — translated: MAPRANLRRDTSSQRPYVPWAEDIARGLSRLAALGSEDEARAELDSRLEWLRGALLQSPYYVRRLRDAGLHPGDLRSLRDLPHFPLLERATLAEHWEEVSALPSEQEGCVVVRSSGSTGAPVKVVRDRRDCLHMWAVLRFWLARAAVALPHRPRVVLLDALPGGLEYSTRLPILRDGALHRVSVLRPDARERLRRVAPTVLFSDPEGLRWLAEQEGLPEPGLVLSSAQHLSRELREALARVLPAPVLNYYATTETGPLAWECLHAPGRFHVLAPDVWLEPDLDDVVVTRLRPGVLPLVRYRPADAGTVRRESCACGFHGWTLQDFGGRGACAFTTPSGRRVDAWALAWVFKHHALRAFRVTQLAPEHFELELVEATAPGPLLERLEGALRNLGWPRAPRLEVRAVEADSLVTGTKPQPFRTRVDGHR
- a CDS encoding AAA family ATPase, translating into MANQDWVSRLLSGRASVDKGLNVHLSERDGGSLHDKMRQAYWWITNNAVICPYYDIEFGASASLKNATGDELHLPEDMSYSSFVLIPLLTLFTCRRALLIGGPGRGKTTSAILMALLSGMSRDDVHRSIQRGHPQLSIADLLGAPLPSDMLKAEDLSAVKVSWRKWISQRVKIIDEYNRIPTKTQSALLSLMAEGYAEMMDQYVYAGRSSWFLTANDDQGGGTFQVIEALKDRLDVVVRAVPFNSNFIDTLLQRIEADKSPEELLPREIVFTPGELERAYASILEVEVPHDVLERVAFFLGQLDFCRMASPRFEFKHKDTLKLAGQSVAAVCNEQCPLDKKVHLCTQTENGVSVRAYQTILHYAKALAFFRGRAVVELEDFRQIAPWVLHEKLVPNTRSAFFEAKDHRLLLQDRVAWIRNMFDMAMRHHDQHAPVRRKVAALRTELDKGLSGIDLRTTEKRLSAVTALMNTLLTKQELAGPVYEDLIHLKSMYSRYRNYATWLKDNPGGTP
- a CDS encoding ATP-binding protein — protein: MRTHSSPLASAHPPDPIRSLLPSPPRAGADSRRFWHSLQKSWASRYGLALVCLLVAFGLQSQLLPFMSSGPFLFFYGAVMVAGWWGGWGPALLVTALSIAVVDSHFLPPRLSIQMRSADILALSLFGLLSVFITKLNVTLSRALGERAALLEREHQAHAAAEEARSRLHTIFMQAPAQIFFLRGASHVFDFSNARNSALLEQEATPGTAMREGMFKLGEQDVLGVLDRVYATGEPFQGSAVPLRVPQPDGKEKEVFYNLTYQPTRDERGQVEGIAGFGFDVTDLVHARQRAEALATELRQAEFRTRVLAEVSTVLASSLDHEATLRNLAKLVVPALADWCFVDLAEPNGTFRRLEVAHARPEDAPVAAEVINFQLMPEGNPRHPPTAALLRGEAILFEEMTPAHIKRSAHNENHARVMLATGLRSFIAVPLVVRGHTLGVFSFFTSFSNRRYTQADLAFGLELAYRAALSMENARLYREAQEAIRLRDEFLSIASHELKTPLTPLSLKLQALARELERHPDAIPYSLVKGYVDTGARQVKKLAELVGDLLDVSRIAAGRLALELEDVDLGALLREVAQRYEPHATRAGSVLLIEGEETELVGRWDRLRLEQVVTNLIDNAVKYGAGKPITLTLEQGPTRARLRVRDQGIGIAPEHLPRLFGRFERAVSERHYGGLGLGLYITRTLVEAMGGRVRVESEQGRGSTFTVDLPRERTLPVDVQAAPPQ
- a CDS encoding M48 family metalloprotease, with amino-acid sequence MSPSVFTPEHIARCWREALALWDVQVRLGPPEPHVPFHPDEGHANEPLAYIDLVKRQVYVHFALLAEMGAEDSLMAVLAHEIGHHARFPHTLGWDAELRVMEQRLVPGLKQSLTNLFYDLQVNEVVGRTNAEDLCRVYRGFQRTAKSASSPLFHFYLAIYEELWGLAPGDLVPKAALAPMERAYPGTRAEARMFAQTFYALPNPRLQFLYFCGAFIRYIERPDELTYFLPLGGDVSMPDADDLDSALQSGGLWDDALEEARAREWLDEATRGKPQEPLEAIDRITHHLPGHEKGQLRRALVLRHYRRLVDRHLLPLPTAPSKPEPYLRTTPEAWEYGDDPSAIDWTLTVLAQGHLAAVSPLRRELEADAPPPSELGVPAVELYLDTSGSMPDPEHQLNSMTLAAQVLAASALRKKATVRGIVYSSGKPFVSPWMYDEERARDFLLHYIGGGTDYPFDLLAELSRERPDALRVIISDSDFLANVSEPAHLRLLVEATRRSRLVVALLALPDERFARQVLQPVLKERGFRLVVVKWMSDFGPAAAELAQALLEK